Part of the Scomber japonicus isolate fScoJap1 chromosome 6, fScoJap1.pri, whole genome shotgun sequence genome, gaatggactacACACAATGAACAAGGAGTTGCATCAAGCAGTTcaacttttgaaatgacatatatttatataattataacCATGATGTCATTTTCAGGGTTTTAAAATTTTGTGtgtggaaaaaccatatcagccTCAACTTATTATTCATAGTAGAGTATTTACATCctaaaaacatgtctggaggggatctctTATCAGTTCTGTTACTTGTTGGTATCATCTTACATGCAAATGATCTACCTTTCCCAGTTCTTAAAGAAAATATTGCCTTTAACGCTAAGCATGTATGTCAACTTTTCCATTAAATAATTTATCTCAAGACAATCTCAAACTGTTGCTCTTTCTCTGGATGATCAGCTTTATACCAGTTTCTTTGTATAGCTTTTTTTCTGGCTATAAGTAGAATTTTTTGCCAGATATATCTCTTCTTTGAACAGTCTCCTCAATGTTCTCCAGGTACATTACAGAataatcatttcaaatattaattattaactatgtatttaaacataaaaaggTTATTCAAAAACTCACTTCCAGTACATACATATCCacttaatgataataaataggtaaaacagaaaataaacacattcaaagaAAATAAGTTAAAGggcagcatttatttatttttttagcatATTAGTAATATTGTGTAACTTTACAAAGAATATGATTTACTGTAAACTGAGCAAATTGATCTATAAGCAGCGCACTCTTTCACAACATGATGCTGTTCACGTACATTTCACATCATACAGGAGCATGGTCTCACCCAGGGGCAAAATGAGTTTCTGGTACCCTATTAAGCCTTCTGTTCCTCCTACTTTGTGTAGTGTGTACAATTTGTCTATTTTCTCCCTGGTTAGGAATCCAGCCTTGCATAGGAGTAGTGGTATACATACACAATGTGCAGAATTTGGTCAGTGGGGATTAATTGGGGCCCTGCTGCAATCTCCATCAGGGTCCTCCAAACAGGTTTACCTAGCAATATGATATCTTCCATACTTTTTAAGATCAAGTCacattatattaaaattatCTTGTCCTCTCTGCCTTTTTGAGAAATACTATAATCAGTTGGACTGAAAATCCATCAAACTGAACAAATGGTCCTTTTACCAAGTGCTGTCAATACCACTGTGCCTCACAGCATACTTCAAGAGAATAAATCTTACACTGCCAGCCTAACATTACAAGAGGAAGATTTACACTACAGGTGCCTTGTACAGCATCTCTCATGAACTAGTGAGAAATTGGTGGTGCACTTTTTCCAGACAGGTTCCTTCATCTCATGCAGCAGCTTTCTGCCTGTTGTGTTTAGCAAACCACTCGTCACTTTTATCTTCAGCCATAGcctaaaaacatttaaaaaagcataaAGAGCATACACATGGTGAGTATCAAACACAAGCTACATATTTAATGTAGAAAGTAAAATACTGGAGCAATACCAACCTTATCAAGCAATTCATTTCCTTTGGGATCCACCATGGACAACTGCCTGAATGCTTCATCTCCAACAAAGCAAATCTCATGGCAATcctaaaacaaacattacactGTTAAAATGTACCATGGAGACTCAATGATTGCAGCATTATTTAGGAAAGACACTTACTGGGTCAGCCAAAATAACCACTTCTACTGTAGCTTTCCCAGGAGTGTCCAAGCTGACTAATGGGGTGAGAATTTtttgattttcctttttcatcAAAGCTTCAAGGTCAGGCAGCTGAGGAATGTAACAAAGTATACATGAtgacaattaaaataatgatcatGGTTCTctattattaacaaacaaagggATATAACCATTAAATGATACTTTACTTGCTCCCGTGGGCATGAAAATGCTATCCTGCCAAATGCTGTTCCATGATCTACAGTCCCACTGATATCATGAAGCTCCAGTTTACactgaaaaagataaaaaataatgatcacATGCAGATAAAAATGAATTCTTTATGCATTAACACAgaacatacaatacataaatGTCAATGGGGTAACTTTTCTTTAATCCTCTTAATGTATTCTAGGATATTTTGCAAACAGAGAAAGCATTGATATTTTTTCTCTTACTCACTTGAGTGTCTCCAAATCCCATCAGCACTGTTTTCTTGTCCTCATTCTTTTCCACCACCTTCATTCCCAGGAGTGTAGTCCAATAGTGGGTCGACCTCTGGAGGTCTGATACTCCGAGACAAACCTTCTGCACAGGGTCTGAGAACATATAATAATGTGCtgtcattgttttaaaaaaatatgataataataatccccccccccccccccccccagtatactgaaaataataaatattcgttttttttaaattaatcaattatgcttttttaaataaaatgcaaagtgCCCATCACACGTTATTTGAACGTAAAGTGATCAGTGTCAGAAATGCATATTTAGTTGAATAAtagataaataagtaaataaataaaatgacttaTTTCAAAACAAATTAATCAATACAGAAGACGAATTAACAATTTATTTTAGGTCATTTATCGAGAAAAACATGCCTAAAAAATCTCTGGTTCCAGcacttttttctccattttactgtatataattgtaaactgaatatctttggcgTTTTGGAGTGTTAGTTGGACATAAGTTACTGGGAACATCTGATGGAATTTGTCCCTATATTATCAACTAAATGATTAATCGAAAAAGAGAtagattgatttatttaatccTTATTTAAACAGGTAGTCTCATGCAAGTTAGACCTGTGTAAAAGAATAACATACAGTTtaagcacagacagacacacaaataattCAGACATGCCTGACATTATTGTCACATTAAGAAAGGTATTTACAAAAGGGAATGTGAATATATGAATACAACCTTTTTAAATACTAAGATGAagcgataatgaaaataaacattagttgcagctctaaaaccAAGCAACTCTGCTTTTTTGTGATGTTGTTCCAAGCTCATGtgtagtagttttttttttcttaacaaatGGGATCAAATCTACAAAATTAAGCAGTTTTCTATATTAAGCTCCTTTTACGCTTGAGGTCTCTTCCCATTAAAGGAGAGTTTTTCTTTgacactgtcgccaagtgcttgattgtgatttggtgctatacaaatataATTAACTTGACTTGAGCACTGGATAATCCACATCTGTAACTTTGCATGCaggagaaaaaagacagaaatgaggCTTGTATAAGTCACCATTGGGAGGCTGCTCTTTGTCCAGCAGGTAGAAGGGATACCCTCCTGGAGCCTGTGTCAGGTACAGAGCTTCTCCTACTTCAGTGAGAGGCCATCCCAGTCTCTTAGCATTGCTTACAGCCTGACTCGACTGCAGAGTGAGTCCCTGAAGTCAACACATGGATGACAATTAAGTTATTCAagcaacatgcacacatataatATGCTGTTGTCCTCTGTGGAGGTCCCAAATTAACTCTCACCTACCAAGAAGTCATTTCCGAGTTGATACTCCCCCACTCCATAATTGTAGGTCAGTTCAGCTACAAAATGATCATCTTCTGGGCCAAAGCCAACCATTGTCTTGCTCCATTTTCCATCGTAAGGGCTGTAAAGTTACAAGATGAAGGCAGAGTTAACCTTTTGATGTTGCAGCAGACTGGGTGTTACACTGAGTACAAAGTCCAGCTTGTGTGAGATGTCTCATATGTAACTTACCCATTACACGTCGCTTTGCAGCCTTCCTCAAACTCTTCATGGCGTAAAATCTGTAAAGAAGAgtagaaaataacattaaatatggGAACACTGTAGTTTGTTACACGCACATAAGAGGAATTAGCCCATTGCAACACACTGTGTTAGCAACATCAACATTAATCACATCCGGTCTTTACATGAAGATATTACCTTCATGCCCAGCACATCTCGATAAAACGTGGCTGTTTTGGTCCTGTCACCAACTTTGAAGACGAAATGCAGAGCTCGTCTCAAAGCCATGTTTCTGGATAGATGTTATGATGTCTGAGCAGGGAGCGATTGAGCTTCCTGGCCGATGATCGATTTTTCTGTGGTCGATTGGAGGAAAGTAAACAGAAATAGTGGGCATGCTGGATAAAAACTGATGTTAATTACATAAAACTTGTTTATTAAGTACAAACGTAATAATGACTTAAATTATACTAAAGTAGattactttaaatgactgtcttatataaatgatcagcATTAGCATTAGTGGTATCATCAACATCTCGCTGTCAAAACTTattgatgaaacatttaaaataaactacCAATAGTAGGCCTATATTTAATATCGAAGCCAATTTCCGCCAATGTGAAAACAGATCCTGTAAGTCAATATAATGATAAATCTTTTCAATATAATGActtaactcaaaataatgagaaactatctcaaatctcaaataaataataatagtacagtaaacaatctctgtgtaaatacatctgcaatatatataaatgtgcaatatgcagaagttctTGAGATTATAAacgtgtgcaatgttcctgggactTACAGAGTAGggacagcatcagtcttttttgtGGCTGCTTATAATTGTGATTTtgtgatcattttattttatttccccccAATACTCCCTGTACTGTTTgataaagcccccccccccccccccccccccaccttggATGCATGAGTGTAGTTAAAAGCTTCTCTACAACAACTTCATCTACACTTGATTCTAACTCCAGTCCAGTAGGCGGCGTTAATGCATCCATAAGCGATCTTTTTTCCTAGGACGGCGAAGTcatgacccgccctactctgacTCTGATTGGCTTACTGTGATATTATTAACCAATAGAACAATTGAAGGTAGAAACCACTGGCCAATCAACGGCAGTGTAAGGCGCGCCATGTCTTCGCCGTCCTAGgataaaaacaaatctttcTGGCGGTGTGTAGTTTAGTTTACGTTATAAACACCATCCTGTGAGATGAGCGAAGAAGAAACGGGGCAAAATGGCAGCATCCTATACGAGAAACGTGATATGTGCCCTCTCATCAAACAGAAATGCTCTCCTAACAAGAGGTAACAGCATTATAGTGGAGTCTAAACGCTATGTGAGAGGACTGAGAAGGAGACCTGTCAATGTATTACTACCTGAAAACGAGACGGGAGAAGTGTTGAAGCAGTCTGAGCCAGCAGTGCAAAGCATGAAGAGGCAGAAGGAGTTGAAAGTCACCTCATCTGCAGGAGAGCATCCCGGTGAAAGTGACTTCTTTAGGGCGAAGAGCAGCCTGAAGTCTGCTCATGTTGCTGCTACAAAGGATCACATTGATGGGCTGCGCTTCGAGAGGGCTTTACCCGGTGATAAAAGACTGGGGTGAGTGTGGTGTGTGCCAGTCAGGTCACTGTGAACTTGTAAATGAAAAACCCAAATTGAATGAATATCAGGTTGATGACCTTCCTGTCACTGCTAGATAAAGACACTTCCCCTAATGTTCCCAATGTTTGGATCAAATCTCAAATCTCAAATCTCTTAAGCCTTAAACGATATTAAAGTgcacaaatgaacactgaaatagttttttcttgctataatcattcctcctgttcatactggctattagaAGATCCCGTCATGATGCGCTTTTACGGCTTTTTGCGGTTTTGCACACAACCAATGTTTCCTGAGGGAGGGAAACGGGGGATTGTGTTCTCACAAGATTAACCGAGGAACCTTTTTCAAAATGCCTGTCAAGGCCAATGAGACTTTCTCCATCCCCTGGGGCTACAAGAGACCCTGCAGTCTATGCTCGTCAATCTATACTGCACTTCATCAGGCCAAATAGGAGGTGAAGGGCTGACTAATGTTGtaccttgtttcctttcctgaGGGAATATTGGTTATAAGGTCAATTTCCCTTTTGGTGGGTACAACACATCAGTATGGGGATATAGCATCAGACCCCACTCAATCCCTTTCTAAAGGGATTTCACTGGGGGATTTCACTAGGAACACAGTAATAAAGTAAGATGTTTGCTTTACCCCTTTATAAAGGCATGTGTGTTACCAGTGATACACAATATATGGCAAAATACCAATTTTGCCATGTTATCAATACTTTGGATGATGGGCGGTACAATTACAAACTGAACATGCCTGTTTCATGATGtctgcagtagcagcagaggaGTGGAGTGAgatgtctgtcctccctcctgctctctgctgtaaacacatGTACTTCTTAGTGAGCAGCTACTCTCATGTCTCCCTGTTTGGCAGAAACAAGGAAGAGACTGCCTTGGGTCTTGAGGAGTTGCACATATTCACCAGTAAATAGCCTAAACTCTACAAACACTTGTTAGCTTGCTAAAcaggttagggttatattagtGAAGCTGAACAAGTGCATGTTAGATGGGCTAAATGTAGCAAAGAAGCTTGTTAGCAAACTAAACAAGTGCTGAGTAGAGAACCTTGGTAGCAACGGAGGCAGGGAGCTAGCTTACCTCCAAGCAGGCAGATAAATTACTAGCAAGGTTTTTACAAAAGCCATGTAATGCAGGGTGATGTTCAAAAAGATGGAGGAGCAGAGACTGTTCAGAGTATTTTATAAGCTCAGGGGAAGGTGGGACTTCTCATGTCTTTGACAGTCTCATGCTATGTGTGCCTTGacagacattttgaaaaaggtACATCAGGTTTGTTTTATGACGATGCAATCCCCATACTGATGTGTTTTACCAAGTGTGCCAACTGAGAGGGAACCTACAGCATTATAgttgttgttttcagtttttgtgaaACTGAGGTGAAAAAGGTTGAACTTAATTTTGAAGGCTGGAATTTGTGGCACTGTTGAATTGTGATGTTTGTTACCAAGAGTTTCAGCTCTTTTTGGTCCACAGTTGATACAATTTTAGagaaacaaatgcaaaatatttcaACAGTATCATAAACTACTGTCTAAATAATTACCATAAACTTGACTGAAAGTGATTGTAACCCTTGGGGAGGTTGGGTTTATATTGCAGGACAGCTGCataatattttcactttttgtacTACCTAATAAATAATAGATATACCCAATAAACTGGCAACAGAGTGTTTGAATGACGTGTATATTATAACATACTATTTGTGCCAAGCATCTTTTTAAAAGGACCTTGTAGTAATTTATTTAGAGTGTACTTTTTTCTCAGCCAGCAGTTTCAGTTAGTCCTTTCTGATAATATAGGCCAGATTTAATTTTCTATTattcaaaatattttcaaaatagtGATATTTTTACACGCTGATAGTTCACACTGCTTGTTATTCCCCTCTGTCGTCTGTCCTGCAGGAAGGTAGTGAGTGTTGCCCGTTCCAGGACGTTTCGGGAGCACCAAGGTAAAATCCTTCTGGAAGGCAGGCGTCTGATCTGTGATGCCCTGAATGCTGGTGCCAGGCCACAGATGGTGTTTTTCAGTACTGTGGATCGCCTCCGAGAGCTTCCCTTAGACAAGCTGAGAGGGGCTACGTTAGTCAAAGTCAAATTTGAGGACATCAAGATCTGGTCTGACCTTGTGGCCCCACAAGGAGTGATAGGTAAGGGTCACATATGTGGTTCATTATGAAAGACACATACTCACAggtattgtgtttttgttgactTCTACTTTGTTTTTGCAGCCATATTTTCTCGCCCAGACCCATCACGGCTGAAGTTTGTAAACACAAGTTTTTCAGTGCCATTATCTCTGATATGTGACAACATTCGAGACCCTGGTAACCTTGGGACTATGCTGcgatgtgctgctgctgctgggtgcCATAAAGTCCTGCTCACCAAGGGTATGCTCATGTAATCAATTAGAAATGTTAACTCCACCCCTAGATAATGTCCCTGCCTCTTTATTCATCATTTGTTTATATATCACCAACAGGTTGTGTTGATGCTTGGGAGCCTAAAGTACTGCGTGGAGCAATGGGCGCTCATTTCCGTCTTCCCATTTATCCCAGTTTGACCTGGGACGATATTGAAAATCATTTCCCAGAATCTGTGACTGTCCATGTGGCTGACAACAGCTGTAACAGAAGTAAAGAAACTGAGGATGTGCAAGTTAATGCATCCCACAAGCCCTCCAAAGCAGGAGACTATGGCTGGGTCAGCACAAAGAATAATCCAAACAACATGCGCTACCAGGAATACGATCTTGATTCCGACTCAGATTGTGAAGATGCGGGACTTTCAATCCCCAGAGTGGACTCCAAGCTGTACCATGAAAGCTGGGCTCAGACTCCCACTGCTCTTGTGGTGGGCGGTGAGACACATGGTCTCAGTCTAGAAGCAGTCCAGCTGGCCGAGAAAACGTCCGGTCAAAGGTTGTTCATCCCTATCGTTCCTGATGTGGACAGCTTGAATTCAGCCATGGCTGCCAGTATCCTTTTGTTTGAGGGCAGAAAACAACTATTAAAGTTAATTCAGACATCTGGAAGGAAATGGAAATCTAATGCTGAGCAGTAGTTTTCGTGATGTTCCCTCTAAATGTCAGTATTGTATGAGTGTTTCTGTGTACGTTAATTCTTACTACTACAGACAGAGCAGAATAATTAAAATGTCCATTATACATCCTGTTCTACATATAATAAAGCACTGAATTTCAATCAGGGATTTGTGACATTTGTCTGAATTTATgctgtgtgtattgtttttttttttttatggctgcATCTAaaaattatattcatttttggATTTATCTGCTAATTCTCTTGAATAGTCATTTTGTCCTTACTATGTCAGAAAACCCAGAACCAAAAGCTTTTaagtgacaaagaaaaaaatggcaaaTCTTCATATTTTAGAAGCTGGaacaagaaaatgtgtgatacttaaaaaaatcaatgggaaaaaaatgtatgatgCATAATACTAGACGCACTGTGAGGTCAAATATGTTTCTACTTGCAGTTTAACAAAATGAGTCCATCTGCATACCATCTCCGAAAATAAAAGTAAGATTTGCCTTGAGTTGAACCTGGAAGTTGTAGGTCTTACAACAAAGGAGCTGTCGAGTCATTGCATTGTGTGCATTTTACATATCCAAGAGCTAACTTTAT contains:
- the glod4 gene encoding glyoxalase domain-containing protein 4, with protein sequence MALRRALHFVFKVGDRTKTATFYRDVLGMKILRHEEFEEGCKATCNGPYDGKWSKTMVGFGPEDDHFVAELTYNYGVGEYQLGNDFLGLTLQSSQAVSNAKRLGWPLTEVGEALYLTQAPGGYPFYLLDKEQPPNDPVQKVCLGVSDLQRSTHYWTTLLGMKVVEKNEDKKTVLMGFGDTQCKLELHDISGTVDHGTAFGRIAFSCPREQLPDLEALMKKENQKILTPLVSLDTPGKATVEVVILADPDCHEICFVGDEAFRQLSMVDPKGNELLDKAMAEDKSDEWFAKHNRQKAAA
- the mrm3a gene encoding rRNA methyltransferase 3A, mitochondrial: MAASYTRNVICALSSNRNALLTRGNSIIVESKRYVRGLRRRPVNVLLPENETGEVLKQSEPAVQSMKRQKELKVTSSAGEHPGESDFFRAKSSLKSAHVAATKDHIDGLRFERALPGDKRLGKVVSVARSRTFREHQGKILLEGRRLICDALNAGARPQMVFFSTVDRLRELPLDKLRGATLVKVKFEDIKIWSDLVAPQGVIAIFSRPDPSRLKFVNTSFSVPLSLICDNIRDPGNLGTMLRCAAAAGCHKVLLTKGCVDAWEPKVLRGAMGAHFRLPIYPSLTWDDIENHFPESVTVHVADNSCNRSKETEDVQVNASHKPSKAGDYGWVSTKNNPNNMRYQEYDLDSDSDCEDAGLSIPRVDSKLYHESWAQTPTALVVGGETHGLSLEAVQLAEKTSGQRLFIPIVPDVDSLNSAMAASILLFEGRKQLLKLIQTSGRKWKSNAEQ